The Sciurus carolinensis chromosome 18, mSciCar1.2, whole genome shotgun sequence genome contains a region encoding:
- the Nfatc2ip gene encoding NFATC2-interacting protein, with translation MAEPVRRRGRRPRGGGVGRGARGARGGRGRRPRAQRSPARRTLDTVLVDLVSDSDEDILEVATARGAADPAEVSSPAEVSPPEPQPRPAAPRADSDSDSNSEGADARPAGAQRTLVRRRRRLLLDPGEAPVVPVYSGKVESSLHLIPDHVSLLKLCPAEAEEEADVTDASSLHPEDPPFPGSPWKKKLRSKDEKEEKKKKVFVAQDNSPLPPPPPRTKSRKHTRALQKLREVNKRLQEIRSCLSPKQHQGQGHQSQDDEVVLVEGPTLPESPRLFPLKIRCRADLIRLPIRMSEPLQSVVDHMATHLRVSPSRILLLFGETELAPTATPRTLKLGVADIIDCVVLASSSEATETSQQLRLRVQGKEKHQMLEISLSQDSPLKTLMSHYEEAMGLSGHKLSFFFDGTKLSGKELPADLGMESGDLIEVWG, from the exons ATGGCGGAACCGGTGAGGAGACGGGGTCGAAGGCCCCGAGGCGGCGGTGTTGGCCGAGGGGCTCGGGGAGCCCGGGGCGGTCGGGGCCGGCGTCCTCGCGCCCAGCGGTCTCCAGCTCGGCGCACTCTGGACACCGTGCTTGTCGACTTGGTCAGCGACAGCGACGAGGACATCCTGGAGGTGGCGACTGCGCGCGGTGCTGCGGACCCAGCTGAGGTCTCGTCCCCGGCTGAGGTCTCGCCTCCAGAGCCGCAGCCCAGGCCGGCCGCACCCCGGGCCGACAGCGACAGTGACAGTAACAGTGAAGGCGCCGACGCGCGGCCTGCGGGAGCCCAGCGGACCCTGGtcaggcggcggcggcggctgctgctggATCCGGGGGAGGCGCCGGTGGTTCCGGTGTACTCCGGGAAG GTGGAAAGCAGCCTCCACCTCATCCCAGATCATGTGTCCCTCCTGAAACTCTGCcctgcagaggctgaggaag AGGCAGATGTGACAGATGCTAGCAGTCTTCACCCTGAGGATCCCCCATTTCCAGGCTCTCCCTGGAAGAAGAAGCTGAGGAGTAAggatgagaaagaagagaagaaaaagaaggtgttTGT GGCTCAGGACAACTCTCCTTTGCCCCCACCTCCACCAAGAACCAAGAGCAGAAAGCATACTCGGGCACTCCAGAAATTGAG GGAAGTGAACAAACGCCTCCAAGAAATCCGATCCTGCTTGAGCCCCAAGCAGCACCAGGGCCAAGGCCACCAGAGCCAAGATGATGAGGTGGTCCTAGTGGAGGGGCCCACCCTTCCAGAGAGCCCCCGGCTCTTCCCACTCAAAATCCGGTGCCGGGCTGACCTGATCAGATTGCCTATCAGAATG TCGGAGCCCCTTCAGAGTGTGGTGGACCACATGGCCACCCATCTCAGGGTGTCCCCAAGCAGGATTCTTTTGCTCTTTGGAGAGACAGAGCTGGCCCCTACGGCCACCCCCAGGACCCTAAAGCTTGGAGTGGCTGACATCATTG ACTGTGTGGTGCTAGCAAGTTCTTCAGAGGCCACAGAGACATCCCAACAGCTCCGTCTCAGGGTTCAGGGGAAGGAGAAGCATCAGATGCTGGAGATCTCATTGTCTCAA GATTCTCCTCTCAAGACCCTCATGTCGCACTATGAGGAGGCCATGGGACTCTCTGGACACAAGCTCTCTTTCTTCTTCGATGGGACAAAGCTTTCAGGCAAGGAGCTGCCAGCTGATCTGGGCATGGAATCCGGGGACCTCATTGAGGTCTGGGGCTGA
- the Spns1 gene encoding protein spinster homolog 1 translates to MAGSDTAPFLSQADDPDDGPVPGTPGLPGSMGNAKSGEPEILDREGLQRITGLSPARSALIVAVLCYINLLNYMDRFTVAGVLPDIEQFFNIGDSSSGLIQTVFISSYMVLAPVFGYLGDRYNRKYLMCGGIAFWSLVTLGSSFIPRERFWLLLLTRGLVGVGEASYSTIAPTLIADLFVADQRSRMLSVFYFAIPVGSGLGYIAGSKVKDVAGDWHWALRVTPGLGVVAVLLLFLVVREPPRGAVERHSDLPPLNPTSWWADLRALARNPSFILSSLGFTAVAFVTGSLALWAPAFLLRSRVVLGETPPCLPGDSCSSSDSLIFGLITCLTGVLGVGLGVEISRRLRRSNPRADPLVCAAGLLGSAPFLFLSLACARGSIVATYIFIFIGETLLSMNWAIVADILLYVVIPTRRSTAEAFQIVLSHLLGDAGSPYLIGLISDRLRRSWPPSFLSEFRALQLSLMLCAFVGALGGAAFLGTAIFIEGDRRRAQLHVQGLLHEAGPTDDRIVVPQRGRSTRVAVSSVLI, encoded by the exons ATGGCCGGGTCCGATACCGCGCCCTTCCTCAGCCAGGCGGATGACCCGGATGACGGGCCAGTGCCTGGCACCCCGGGGTTGCCGGGGTCTATGGGGAATGCGAAGTCCGGGGAGCCGGAGATCCTGGACCGCGAGGGTTTGCAGCGCATCACCGGCTTGTCCCCGGCCCGTTCGGCTCTCATAGTAGCAGTGCTGTGCTACATCAACCTCCTGAACTACATGGACCGCTTCACCGTGGCTG GCGTTCTCCCAGACATCGAGCAGTTCTTCAACATTGGAGACAGTAGCTCTGGCCTCATCCAGACCG TGTTCATCTCGAGTTACATGGTGTTGGCACCTGTGTTTGGCTACCTGGGTGACAGGTACAATCGGAAGTATCTCATGTGTGGGGGCATTGCCTTCTGGTCCCTGGTGACACTGGGGTCATCCTTCATTCCTAGAGAG CGTTTCTGGCTGCTCCTCCTGACCCGGGGCCTGGTGGGGGTCGGGGAGGCCAGTTACTCCACCATCGCGCCCACTCTCATCGCTGACCTGTTCGTGGCAGACCAGCGGAGTCGCATGCTCAGCGTGTTCTACTTTGCCATCCCGGTGGGCAG TGGTCTGGGTTATATCGCAGGCTCCAAAGTGAAGGATGTGGCTGGGGACTGGCACTGGGCTCTGAGG GTGACACCAGGTCTGGGAGTGGTGGCTGTCCTGCTGCTATTCCTGGTGGTACGGGAGCCTCCAAGGGGAGCTGTGGAACGCCACTCAGACTTGCCGCCCCTGAACCCCACCTCGTGGTGGGCAGATCTGAGGGCTCTGGCAAGAAA TCCTAGTTTCATCCTGTCTTCCCTTGGCTTCACTGCTGTGGCCTTTGTCACGGGCTCCCTGGCTCTCTGGGCTCCTGCGTTCCTGCTTCGTTCCCGCGTGGTCCTGGGGGAGACCCCACCCTGCCTTCCTGGCGACTCCTGCTCTTCCTCCGACAG tctcaTCTTCGGGCTCATCACCTGCCTGACCGGGGTCCTGGGTGTGGGCCTGGGCGTGGAGATCAGCCGCCGCCTCCGCCGCTCCAATCCCCGCGCTGACCCGCTGGTCTGTGCCGCTGGCCTCCTGGGCTCTGcacccttcctcttcctgtccctcGCCTGCGCCCGTGGTAGCATCGTGGCCACCTAT atTTTCATCTTCATTGGTGAGACCTTGCTGTCCATGAACTGGGCCATTGTAGCTGACATTCTGCTG TACGTGGTGATTCCCACTCGACGCTCCACGGCCGAGGCCTTCCAGATTGTGCTGTCCCACCTGCTGGGTGACGCGGGGAGCCCCTACCTCATTGGCCTG ATCTCTGACCGCCTCCGCCGGAGCTGGCCACCCTCCTTCCTGTCCGAGTTCCGGGCCCTGCAGCTGTCCCTCATGCTCTGTGCCTTCGTGGGGGCACTGGGCGGTGCAGCCTTCCTGGGCACCGCCATCTTCATCGAGGGTGACCGTCGACGGGCCCAGCTCCATGTGCAGG GGCTCCTGCACGAGGCGGGGCCCACCGACGACCGCATCGTGGTACCCCAGCGAGGCCGCTCCACCCGGGTCGCGGTGTCCAGCGTGCTCATCTGA
- the Lat gene encoding linker for activation of T-cells family member 1 isoform X1 — translation MEVDGLTPYMLGLLLLPLLAMLLMALCVRCHEPPGESVCRPPRGWGWVLLATYPSCVFPASSNPTSILIKPSYMPVPWPPATSYPPVISYPPPSQPDLLPIPRSPQPPGGSHRMPSSRQDSDGANSMASYENQEPACEDADEDDDEDDYHNPGYLVVLPDCTPATSTAVPSAPVPSEPGLRDSAFSSELVEDYVNVPESGESAEASLDGSREYVNVSQELEAEARARPAPLSSQEMGDEEEEGPPDYENLQELN, via the exons ATGGAGGTGGACGGCCTGACCCCCTACATGCTGGgcctcctgctgctgcccctcCTGGCCATGCTGCTGATGGCCCTGTGCGTGCGTTGCCACGAGCCTCCTG GTGAGTCTGTGTGCCGCCCCCCACGCGGCTGGGGCTGGGTTCTCTTGGCCACATACCCCAGCTGTGTCTTTCCTGCCAGTTCAAACCCAACGAGCATCCTGATCAAACCTTCCT ACATGCCTGTTCCCTGGCCACCCGCCACCTCCTACCCACCTGTTATCTCCTACCCACCCCCGAGCCAGCCAGACCTGCTCCCCATCCC GAGATCCCCACAGCCCCCTGGGGGTTCCCACCGGATGCCATCTTCCCGACAGGATTCAGATGGTG CTAACAGTATGGCGAGCTACGAGAATCAGG AGCCGGCCTGCGAGGACGcagatgaagatgatgatgaggATGACTACCACAACCCCGGCTACCT GGTGGTGCTTCCTGACTGCACCCCGGCCACTAGCACTGCTGTCCCCTCAGCTCCTGTGCCCAGTGAGCCTGGCCTCCGTGACAGTGCCTTCTCCAGTGAGTTAG TGGAAGATTACGTGAACGTTCCTGAGAGCGGAGAGAGCGCAGAGGCGTCTCTGG ATGGGAGCCGGGAGTACGTGAATGTGTCCCAGGAGCTGGAGGCGGAGgccagagccaggcctg CTCCCCTGAGCTCCCAGGAAATGGGGGATGAAGAAGAAGAGGGGCCCCCGGACTATGAGAACCTGCAGGAGCTTAACTGA
- the Lat gene encoding linker for activation of T-cells family member 1 isoform X2 — protein sequence MEVDGLTPYMLGLLLLPLLAMLLMALCVRCHEPPGESVCRPPRGWGWVLLATYPSCVFPASSNPTSILIKPSYMPVPWPPATSYPPVISYPPPSQPDLLPIPRSPQPPGGSHRMPSSRQDSDGANSMASYENQEPACEDADEDDDEDDYHNPGYLVVLPDCTPATSTAVPSAPVPSEPGLRDSAFSMEDYVNVPESGESAEASLDGSREYVNVSQELEAEARARPAPLSSQEMGDEEEEGPPDYENLQELN from the exons ATGGAGGTGGACGGCCTGACCCCCTACATGCTGGgcctcctgctgctgcccctcCTGGCCATGCTGCTGATGGCCCTGTGCGTGCGTTGCCACGAGCCTCCTG GTGAGTCTGTGTGCCGCCCCCCACGCGGCTGGGGCTGGGTTCTCTTGGCCACATACCCCAGCTGTGTCTTTCCTGCCAGTTCAAACCCAACGAGCATCCTGATCAAACCTTCCT ACATGCCTGTTCCCTGGCCACCCGCCACCTCCTACCCACCTGTTATCTCCTACCCACCCCCGAGCCAGCCAGACCTGCTCCCCATCCC GAGATCCCCACAGCCCCCTGGGGGTTCCCACCGGATGCCATCTTCCCGACAGGATTCAGATGGTG CTAACAGTATGGCGAGCTACGAGAATCAGG AGCCGGCCTGCGAGGACGcagatgaagatgatgatgaggATGACTACCACAACCCCGGCTACCT GGTGGTGCTTCCTGACTGCACCCCGGCCACTAGCACTGCTGTCCCCTCAGCTCCTGTGCCCAGTGAGCCTGGCCTCCGTGACAGTGCCTTCTCCA TGGAAGATTACGTGAACGTTCCTGAGAGCGGAGAGAGCGCAGAGGCGTCTCTGG ATGGGAGCCGGGAGTACGTGAATGTGTCCCAGGAGCTGGAGGCGGAGgccagagccaggcctg CTCCCCTGAGCTCCCAGGAAATGGGGGATGAAGAAGAAGAGGGGCCCCCGGACTATGAGAACCTGCAGGAGCTTAACTGA